A section of the Bacillus pumilus genome encodes:
- the sbcD gene encoding exonuclease subunit SbcD, which yields MRILHTADWHLGKTLEGRSRLDEQAQFLDELYQIVKDEHIDVIVMAGDAFDTVNPPARAEQLFYESLSALSDKGKRQVVVISGNHDNPDRLSAASPLTNDQGIHLIGYPTNDIIRVDVPSADERLSIAALAYPSEARLNEVLAETFEEKLLRDHYNLKIQQAFQHLSTQFQPDTVNIATSHIYVAGGSQTDSERPIEVGGAYTVAAESLPESACYVALGHLHRPQTIKRAKTIARYSGSPLAYSFSESGYAKSVTIVEAKPNEKASWKEVFLSSGKPLMKWKATEGLSQVYEWLDEKRDLQAWIDLEIHLTDQLSIEEIHQLRKQHSGFVHIRPKFKELQQIEEQKQVEKLSIEERFVKFYERQTGGGLPDEKTVKLFLELANDMQEEEAT from the coding sequence ATGAGGATTCTGCATACAGCGGATTGGCATTTAGGGAAAACCCTTGAAGGCCGAAGCCGGCTTGATGAGCAAGCACAGTTTTTAGATGAACTGTATCAAATCGTGAAAGACGAGCACATTGATGTCATTGTGATGGCTGGTGATGCCTTTGATACAGTGAATCCGCCTGCTAGAGCAGAGCAGCTTTTTTATGAAAGCCTATCTGCCTTATCTGATAAAGGAAAACGACAGGTAGTAGTCATTTCAGGAAACCACGATAATCCGGATCGCTTATCAGCTGCATCGCCTTTAACAAATGATCAAGGGATTCATTTAATTGGATATCCGACTAATGACATCATTCGAGTCGATGTTCCTTCTGCGGATGAACGTTTATCCATTGCGGCACTCGCTTATCCGTCTGAGGCGAGGCTGAATGAGGTACTGGCTGAAACATTTGAAGAGAAATTGCTTCGTGATCATTACAATTTAAAGATTCAACAAGCGTTTCAACATTTAAGTACTCAATTTCAACCGGATACGGTGAATATCGCAACAAGCCACATTTATGTGGCTGGAGGAAGTCAAACAGATTCAGAAAGACCGATTGAAGTAGGCGGCGCATATACCGTTGCGGCTGAAAGTCTGCCAGAATCCGCTTGCTATGTTGCACTTGGTCATTTGCACAGGCCGCAAACGATCAAACGTGCCAAAACGATTGCTCGTTATTCTGGATCACCACTTGCTTATAGCTTTTCTGAATCAGGCTATGCCAAATCAGTCACAATTGTAGAGGCAAAACCGAATGAAAAAGCAAGCTGGAAAGAAGTGTTTTTATCGAGCGGAAAGCCACTTATGAAATGGAAGGCGACTGAGGGACTGAGTCAAGTGTACGAGTGGTTGGATGAAAAACGGGATCTTCAGGCATGGATTGATCTAGAGATTCATTTAACAGATCAGCTCTCTATTGAAGAAATCCATCAGCTCCGAAAGCAGCATAGTGGGTTTGTTCATATTCGTCCAAAATTCAAAGAACTACAGCAAATAGAAGAGCAAAAGCAAGTGGAAAAACTCTCGATCGAAGAGAGGTTCGTGAAGTTTTATGAGCGCCAGACAGGTGGCGGTTTGCCTGATGAAAAAACAGTCAAACTGTTTTTAGAGCTAGCCAATGATATGCAAGAGGAGGAAGCGACTTGA